The Mytilus galloprovincialis chromosome 3, xbMytGall1.hap1.1, whole genome shotgun sequence genomic interval ATCATACATATTTCTCCTGTAACGTTCATATCAAATGgtcattttttcaaaatagaCAGATAAATGAATAACTTCTGAACATTTAGTGATGCTATGACTGAGAAAAATTAGTCAGGGATGTCAAAATATCGGAAATTTTAATCGGTCATGATACACGAGTACTACCGAGTACTCGGATGAATTttaaacgtctattgaaaagtttagattttaggtGAGATGCAGTGTTTTAGTTATTACCTTTCATAAACATATCAACGAAAGACAAACGTACTACAAACATAGCTTGATCCTctgttttttgtgtcaattaaacaatgaattagCAAACGTCGtttctacaaataacctatcataatagcaattattgtttgtgtatGTGTCCATgaaccaaatttcaataaaatcaaaaatatttgaaaattaaacaattatagttaagtttcaaatacagagtaattaaattaatttaaataaacatCTCAATCACGTTTACATACATGTAGgagtcttgattaacaaacaaagctTGTGAtgagttttgaaattatttatattattaatgaaagtgttgatccgtgtacaaacaccgttaaaatGTCTCTTATAATAAGTTATTAGTCGCGTAGGGTTCACCCCAGGTCACTTTGATTTTGTTCCtgtttagaaatatgatctggtcaacaatttcagacgaaCGACTGTTtgaatttctattttttgttacaatAGTGCACATGAAAACATTCTCTCGGAAGGAAAGGACGTTGCTGGTATTACTATAACAAATAGTATCCTAaggataaacatatttatgttgttaaaTGATCTTATTTATACAAAGGGGATATTACTATTCTCGACGTGAATATCTTATGagtttatatttttcagaaataGAAAGTTATATAAGTTTCTCCACAATGGTACCATCCTAGTAATCATCACTGATTTGTTGAcataaattatcaattatatattaatatatatgaatgtcttgtgccaagtcaggaatatagcgaCAGTTTTgacttatagttcgtttctatacATGTATGCTGCATTGGTGTTTATTTTTAGTTgcaattcagtgtttctgttgtttcgttgttttcttcttatagatgatgtgtttccctcggttttagtttgtaaacagGATTTGTTctctctctatcgatttatgacttttgaacagcgttatactactgtagcctttatctatatatttatatattcataatcATAAATCAACTGATTATAAAACTTATTCTTTTCAAATAATAAGAAATACTACCCATGGAATAGATAGTTTCAGCtgtatttgaatatttgatacataatgctcttcaacttcgtacttaatttagcctttttttattattttatttgagcgttaaaaatcatttttttaagagGAAACGTACGTCTGTcgtaccacaggcacttgtttctgtcaatgtggggttaactatccataccagtacaaaaaaacacaaggtagctaacggaaattttcaatgtgttcgcttcaaccaatattttttaatttcccttgattttttcacaaataaaagtacaccagtctcggtaattgatttatctttacaatgaaaCAATTTTCACGTACCTTGAGAATACCCCTCAAACAGAATAACACACTTCAGAGGAGAATTATTGACCTTTTTCCAGACCATTGAATTTGTAAGGACTTAACTTCCGGTTAACTTAGGAAGTTAATATAACTGTGTAATCCCATTGGTCACATTTTTCTTGTTACTGGTAACTAGTATAAATAAACAGGTAACCAAATGAATTAAACCAATGGGATTGCACAGTTATATTAACTTCCTACGTTTAGCGGAAGTTAAGTCCTTACAAATTCAATGGTCTGGAAAAAGGTCAATAATTCTCATCTGAAGTGTGTTATTCTGTTTGAGGGGTATTCTCAAGGTacgtgaaagttgtttcattgtaaagataaatcaattaccgacagactggtgtacttttatttgtgaaaaaatcaagggaaattaaaaaaatattggttgaagcgaacacattgaaaatttccgttagctaccttgtgtttttttgtactggtatggatagtaaaccccacattgacagaaacaagtgcctgtgtgtcGTACACAATTTAAATCCTGATATTTATGATGAGATTATATACACTCATGTATCATGTATCCGATAAAATAGTTACTACATCAGTTCATTTCATTCAATAATTTGTGCACATCTTACCCTTTGATTTTTATCATCTTTGTACCTTAATATTATACCAggtatttaagtaaaaaaaactttaagaaaCAAGTCCATGGTAGTTTGAGGTGCATTACATTATTAGATCTTATAAATGGTCAGATCTTTCTAGATTTAAAAATAGTCAAAACCCCATTATTTACTTAACTCTTCTACAGATTATTCGTTTGCTTGTTTGCATTAGTCACATTGACTAGTTATTTCTGTTTGGATTGAAACACACCTTTGTAAATATAAAGGAACTATAAACAACTACTATATGCAAAttggaggtttggctagctataaactAAGAATTACACACCGTTTACTACAGATATGAAGATACCAAGCCTGGAatgtatatgacagttgtttgataTAGTCGATCAGTGGTTTTTTCTGGTTTTGTTAACTTCcttacatttaattttaaatgtatttattttttttttgtataattttaacaATTTGAACTGAACTGATTAGGAAAATGATCAAATGTGATAtcctttataaaattatataccatttaaaaaaaagagtgaTATCATTCATTAAACAGTTTACCAAAATAAAAACTGAAGGAATGAATACAATTGACGAACCCTCTTTGGATACCATACCATCGATTCCACCATAATAATAAAAGTACAAAGAATACACGTTAATAAAAGCATCTCCTTGTTACtactttattattatatatatctgtCATACAAAAATCCAAAGGAGTTGTTATATGATTACCTATAAAACAATacccaccaaagttcaaatgaagtgaatatAATCAATTGTACGACATTGTTCATTTAAATGAATTAGTAAAAACAAATGTCATTTATGACAGATGACATGATTTAGATGAAAAGATGGATAAGAAATGTCACTTTTAACTTATGTCATACATACTCTTTGGGTATTTGATAAGTGAACTATCAATATTGTTCATAATATTTTTTAGTCATGAAATTTTCACTTGTCGTAGAAATGACCTTTTACTTAatagcagttttttttttagacacaAGTTTTGTGGATTTGTAAAACACCTTAAAAAGAATGGTTTTGTTTTCTTAATATTCCAACTGTTaatctcagaaaaaaatattctgcaaGACGGTGCCTTTCAATCTCTAGAGCCATTTCgttaaacaaacattttttacaGCTACGATAAAGGTTTTCATTTTTATTAGTTTAAGAGTAGCGCTAGTATGTAATTTGAAAACTTTTCCACGACTTACCATCGACTTATAACTTTGAAAGATTTGACATGGTATTGTCTGTTTTCTTCGACTAAGTAGATTGATAAATTCTtggtttttcttaattttaaagattttaagcttAGGGATATTAGAATAAGTCCTCACAGAAAAGAAGAAAATGCAATGTATGTGTAAACTATTATCAACCAAAGATAGCAAGCTCATTATTTACGTGTACATAAGATCCATCGGTGGCACTCGAATCAGTCGGAACACTAAATAAAAAAAGAGTCAAAGAACATTATAAATCCGAAAATGGGATTACTAGCGTTAGTATGAATCATTATTATGGCAATTAACGGCTATTACAGCCATATTGAATAGGGGCAGAATTTTTGGATAGATGTGAAAATAGTAAGAAAGTATGCGAAAATCTATCCGTGTTTCCAAGCAACTGTTTTATGTCAATTGTTTTCGCCTGTTTTTCATAGCATTTTCTCCATCATTATGAAAACCTGTCCCTTTTCAATATGGCTGCAACAACCGTGAGGTGACCGATTCTATATTCTGATAcgaaaagttaaatcacaaaaatgacgaattccgaggaaaattcaaaacggaaagttcctaaccaaatggcaaaatcaaaaactcaaacacatcaaacgaatagaactatcatattcctgacttggtacaggctttttcttatgaagataatggtggattaaatctggttttgaTGTTTTGTTATATTCTGCAGCTgatttgtaatttgaaaaattaatcatTAGGACACATTTGTACCTTATAGTaatataccggtgttcaaaagtcataaattgattaagaaaaaacaaatccgggttacaaaccaaaaccgaggggaACATTATGTGAAAATCAGAAAGCACTTTGAATCTTTGAAATCTccgtaagacattttttttttcttcagatgataacaacaattacatttttgaataatttcttttatgtgagttaggttttttttaaaagtaaatcgTTTAATGTAAATCTACAATAATGGTATTGTAGATATTCAGAACTCGTTTATcaatttaaatacttttaaaaaagtattttaaatcgTCTAATCACCAGAGGAAGGAACCATTATGATTATACTGGATTAGTAAGCATATCCTGGTAGCCCTTTCTGCTGGACGGTGCAAGAAGTATCTAGACTTTAATATCACTTTTCGTTAGTCAGTGTAATGCTTTTATTTGTTCTATCAACGACATAACAACGAAAGATTGGCCGTcagaaataaaatcaaacattttaatttctaaataagATGAAAACGTCTGTaataatttttgaaagtttttgaaaattgtgGTATCTGTAACCCTGTTTCAGTAAATTCGGTGgtaaaaaaacgaaaacacttcataaattgcatgcgtccgaagtgcttttctggattaaccttcaacaggaacgctcaaagccgaatatttgaaaagGAACATATGATGCGGTATCATCTATGCAAGTGTCAACGATTTTAAACACTATACAAAAAAGTAGGCGAATGACACCAAAGGGATAATTGAAACCCAGAAAATCAATGAGAGACAgtaaaaccatgaaaataaaatgaaatatgcaATTGTTAATGTATATGCAATGAATAATTACAAGTACCATAGATATAGTTTATTGGTCTATGTATGTCACACACAACAGTAAAATCtgtaatatcaatgataatatcATGACACTGGAATCTTGTTTGCGTACTAATATCCTTTTGTAGAAGTTGTTATCACCCTTGGCTTTTGCTGTGGGTTTGTTCCTCCAATCCGCTTgataaaacagaaacaaaacacaGTAAGCAGAGttgaataaatttttaaattcaaaaagctTTAAATAGATAATGTTTTTTTCCTTTGAATTTTGcaaatgaaaattttcatgttTACATCTGGGTCTatgcctttatagctgactatgcggtatgggctttgctcattgttgaaggccgaacggtgacctatagttgttaaagtctgtgtcattttggtcttttgtggatagttgtctcattggtaatcataccacatcttctcttttatacTAACCAAAAGACTGCAAGCAATAAGTCGAATTTATCATATTGTTATTCGTCTTGTCCTAGAGTTTGTGCAAttagtaataaacaaaatatgggttaaactaaatattaaaatagACAAAAAACATGATCAAACGGGTATTGTTGTGTATGCAATTCAATAATAATTTTGTACTTACTATTTTAGTTAAACAGAAAAGTACTTActtgttttattaactttattaatatatttcaaaCGAAAAAGATATGAATCACAGGTCAAGAACCAGTTGTCGTCAATTACAAATGAATTAGCACTATAATCATTGCCTTTCATATATTTGgcttgagcgttcctgatgaaagaAAATCCAGAAAGGAGCTTCGGGCGCATGCAtttataacttgttgttttcatttttaccaGCACTTGGTCGAAACTTCTGCTGATGGACTATCAGTCCCAGAGGGAATCCCCATCTATGTAGATAATACTTTTGTACTGACAAAATTTGTAACAAACCTTAAGAAGATTGTTTGtttctaaattttgaaattataacgAAACTAAGGTTTTCTCTCCCTGAGGCACATTCAACCCAAGAtgaatttggttattttttagGTTCTTTCTGGTTAAATAGCTCTGAAACTAtatcggttcttatacatccttgccTTACAAATATTAGACTTTGCGTGTTCCCAATGAAAATAAATCCACAAAGCGCGCCTAACACATGGAATTTATAAGGTGTTCTATTTAATATTTACCAAATTACTATCTCTTTAACctatttcaaaaattgtgtacAAATATATTTGGGAATTAATCaagtttgaaattcataaatttaaaaagaaataactcCTTCTTCCACTTTAATAAAGGGTAACTGGCTGAATTCCAGTGACATTATCTACTGATATTTTCTGCTTAGGAGAGGACATATAAGCCCTATTGTATAAACGATTGTGTTTCGTTTGTGACAATCCATCCAATTTCTTCTGTTCTTACTTGACAATAGCAAAATATGACATTGATGTTAAAGATTGAATAAATTCTAACAGTTATTGGATACATTCATAAATTACAGTATCTTGTCATCGTCACACTTGGTACCaataacatatataaacaaaACCATCACAGTATTTCATAATAAGAGGATTGTACGATCACGTCTATAATTCTAGCCTAAATTTAGACTGCCGCTTAACTAAAAAAAGAATATTctcaaataagaaaaacaaataataattaagaCCGTTTTGGTAATAATCAAGTACTCAGATGCATATTAGAAATATCAGCTTGTTATTACCAacatattttttgataatttctaCGAAGGATATTATTCAAAGTTgtaatttacaatatattttgacGTTCATCATGAtttaatttcatatatttatCGCGGCAACTTTACAAAAAGCCTTCAAAGGTGCAGTGTTTCTAACGCTGGTAACATTAGTATGTGTCTGttagagacatgtattgtcgaaatgcgcatctggtgcagaaaaattggtaccattaataTTATCATGTATAGAAATGTTAAAACATATATACTATTAAAACTGTTCGTTGTTCAAATGCAAGATGTTTATACGCTCTCTATTCTTTTATAATATGAATATGATATTGAAGATGATAAGTATTACCTTGATATCGTCTTTATTTCGAAGCTCACTTAGAAGTTGTTGCTCTCGCATGATAAAGTACTGTCTATCTTTAGAATCATGGGGGTTTGAAGGCATCATATAATAATTGTCCGACATAATCTAAATGTATAATAGTATAACATAAatgttgataaaaacaaacacaagtttgtaatattttttcttgtGCAAtcagtttttctttaatttcttaagCGTGTACATTACTTAGGCCTTCTAGTTTCTGTAGATTCCCTTTCTCTAAAGTtaactgggatatatgagatgcaaaAACTCCtgggcactcacaccacatatttGAGCAGACAGTCAGTATTCCAACGAGTACTAATCATGCACCCCTATTACAGATTCAAATGAAGCAGAATTATTACAAAACTCTTTCAACgtcaaaagacaaaaacaattccatcttttgaaatttttcacCTCTTCATTTCTCgatatatattgaaaatgatgTCTTATCATTTAATTAACCACATTTTATAGTGAGTGCTTGCATCTGATATAACTTTGTGACATTGAGAGAAAGGGAATCTACCGAAACTAGAAGGTCTTTTTGAAAGTGTGTTCTTTAACACATAAACTGTTGTTCCAACAGAGTTATTAGAAAGAACGATATTGAAACAAGCACTTGTTTGTGTAACGACAAAATATAGGTGTCTCAACTCACTAGCGATATGTTTTCAATCTTAGATCTTGAAATACCGGAATAGTCGTATAGTCGTATAATGTGCACCATTGTTTGTCCTATCGCGATTGTGACATTTGGCTGAGTGCAAGTGACGATTCGTATGGCTATTTGATGCATGCGTAGGGGTAATGTTTAACTGTTGACGAACCCGGTTTCGCTTCTTTTTGAGTTCCcccagtttttgttttgttacattGAAATGTCTTCTTGGTCAATTTCTGAGGTTTGAACATCGGTACACTTCTGTTAATTAATTTACCTCTACTTGAAAGTATTTGCGGCAAAATTAGCCATATATTTCTAATACAAGTGTCATATAGTTGTTCCGCAAGGAAAACCTCAACTAAAAAGAGAGATCTATGCCtgattttgtaaatttaaatatattgaatgtACTTACAGAGGTAGATGGTTCAGTCTTGAATATAACTGACATGGACGGTGGATTTGCACTAAATCGTCTCTAAAAGGTAATAAAGAAAAAAGTGaataattaaacaaacaaaaaaagaacagAATGAAAACAAAGATCCAATTTTGTTTAATTCACGTGctactgattagtcttatgtgaCTAGCCTCGTTTTTGGCATACTTCATTATAAACCAAGTACAATTTTTTTAGGTTTTATGTTAACAGAATGTCATATCCGTCAACAGAATCGTAATCTTATAGTGCATGACTTACCATATTTGGATACCGTGCGACCGATTCCGCCATCATTATAACGCATGTACAAAAAAGACCGCTATATGAGTGCAGAAACATATTACTGTTGGTACGTGAATTTCGTTTGtactgaaaaattatatttaaatgacatataatatatatgatataattcaATTCGATGAacagtaagataaaaaaaaaattatgctaaTCGAACAAGTTTGTAGATAATTCTTTAATATGAATTACGAATTATCAAGAGAGTCTGGGACATATTATAGCAAAAAAACAGCACTCCATTCATTGGCCTTACATTTTTATGATATTGTCTAAAGCTATATATccaaatcaaattaaatcaaacgttttaattatttatcatttGACATAATAATATTATACGCACTTGTGGTCTTTTAAAACAATGCAACTTACAAACATATTTGAGATGACGTACAGAAATAATAGCTCTGTTCAATTTGATTGTTGTTGTTTACTGTGTATGTATTGTAACATGTATCAATACccgaatccttttttttttttaaggaataaCCAGC includes:
- the LOC143067325 gene encoding uncharacterized protein LOC143067325, with protein sequence MFLHSYSGLFCTCVIMMAESVARYPNMRRFSANPPSMSVIFKTEPSTSIMSDNYYMMPSNPHDSKDRQYFIMREQQLLSELRNKDDIKRIGGTNPQQKPRVITTSTKGY